From Lolium perenne isolate Kyuss_39 chromosome 5, Kyuss_2.0, whole genome shotgun sequence, a single genomic window includes:
- the LOC139831102 gene encoding uncharacterized protein isoform X2 — protein MTNQCLPALAAAARSPAGAAAAGIFWWPRHRGSTAGHHSEPLLHREARGFLLITRIISILLIKVGTYSLALLLNRSFAIRQSLISICVVMLAFSCMVLHDWKFSLSSNVLCTNCKGALSLVLP, from the exons ATGACAAATCAGTGTTTACCTGCCCTGGCTGCTGCTGCCCGCAGTCCAGCCGGAGCTGCTGCCGCTGGCATCTTCTGGTGGCCACGCCATCGAGGTTCTACTGCCGGCCACCACTCTGAGCCGCTACTGCATC GAGAAGCACGAGGCTTTTTGCTAATAACCAGAATAATCAGCATACTGTTGATAAAAGTGGGAACATACTCCCTG GCACTATTATTGAATCGAAGCTTTGCCATCCGACAGAGTTTGATTTCTATTTGTGTAGTCATGCTGGCATTCAG CTGTATGGTGTTGCATGATTGGAAGTTCTCTCTTTCTAGTAATGTACTCTGCACCAACTGCAAGGG GGCTTTAAGTCTGGTGCTTCCATGA
- the LOC139831102 gene encoding uncharacterized protein isoform X1 yields the protein MTNQCLPALAAAARSPAGAAAAGIFWWPRHRGSTAGHHSEPLLHREARGFLLITRIISILLIKVGTYSLALLLNRSFAIRQSLISICVVMLAFSCMVLHDWKFSLSSNVLCTNCKGKGFKSGASMRCPGCQGSAMKVSICIWSLP from the exons ATGACAAATCAGTGTTTACCTGCCCTGGCTGCTGCTGCCCGCAGTCCAGCCGGAGCTGCTGCCGCTGGCATCTTCTGGTGGCCACGCCATCGAGGTTCTACTGCCGGCCACCACTCTGAGCCGCTACTGCATC GAGAAGCACGAGGCTTTTTGCTAATAACCAGAATAATCAGCATACTGTTGATAAAAGTGGGAACATACTCCCTG GCACTATTATTGAATCGAAGCTTTGCCATCCGACAGAGTTTGATTTCTATTTGTGTAGTCATGCTGGCATTCAG CTGTATGGTGTTGCATGATTGGAAGTTCTCTCTTTCTAGTAATGTACTCTGCACCAACTGCAAGGG CAAGGGCTTTAAGTCTGGTGCTTCCATGAGGTGCCCAGGTTGCCAGGGTTCAGCCATGAAAGTGTCTATCTGCATCTGGAGCCTTCCATGA